From a region of the Deltaproteobacteria bacterium genome:
- a CDS encoding deoxyguanosinetriphosphate triphosphohydrolase — MLKTRVHLEEIEFQILAPYACHSQKSMGREYAEPEHPYRSRFQRDRDRIIHSKAFRRLEYKTQVFVNHEGDHYRTRLTHSLEVAQISRSMARMLGLNEDLAEAIALAHDLGHPPFGHSGQEVMDELMKDFGGFEHNRQSLRVVTLLELAYPNFPGLNLTYEVLEGISKHFTEYDLPQGRVFAREGEPSLEAQMVNLADEIAYNNHDLDDGLRSGLISLAQLRAVELWQENFEGIQKLYPQAPEEIQCRVTVKGLINLLVTDLIEETQKNILERNIQTLEEVRSRGKMLVGFSEGIKKKTVELKRFLFANLYRHYRVERMAHKAGRIIRDLFKAYLDHPKILPTEVFQKIQEGSQVERIVCDYVAGMTDRFALEEYEKLFNPHTKV; from the coding sequence AAGAAATAGAATTCCAAATCCTTGCTCCTTATGCCTGTCATTCTCAAAAGTCGATGGGAAGAGAATATGCTGAACCAGAACATCCTTACCGCAGCCGTTTTCAGCGCGATCGGGATCGTATCATTCATAGCAAGGCCTTTCGCCGCCTTGAGTATAAAACTCAGGTCTTCGTCAACCATGAAGGGGACCATTATCGTACTCGACTGACGCATAGTTTGGAAGTGGCGCAGATTTCCCGCAGCATGGCGCGCATGCTGGGCCTGAACGAAGATCTGGCTGAAGCCATCGCTTTGGCTCATGACTTGGGTCATCCTCCTTTTGGACATTCGGGGCAAGAAGTGATGGACGAACTCATGAAAGATTTTGGAGGTTTTGAGCACAATCGCCAATCTTTGCGAGTGGTGACCCTGCTGGAGTTGGCTTACCCAAATTTTCCAGGGCTTAATTTAACCTATGAGGTGCTCGAGGGAATTTCAAAACATTTTACAGAATATGATCTTCCCCAAGGTCGGGTGTTTGCTCGAGAAGGAGAACCCAGCTTAGAGGCTCAAATGGTGAATCTGGCCGATGAAATTGCCTACAACAACCACGATTTGGATGATGGTTTGCGTTCGGGCTTGATTAGTCTTGCTCAACTTAGAGCAGTAGAGTTGTGGCAGGAAAATTTTGAGGGTATTCAGAAACTGTATCCGCAGGCCCCCGAAGAGATTCAATGTCGAGTGACTGTGAAGGGTTTGATTAATCTTCTAGTGACCGATCTCATTGAAGAGACGCAAAAAAATATCTTGGAAAGAAATATTCAAACCCTGGAAGAAGTTAGAAGTCGCGGAAAAATGCTGGTGGGCTTCAGTGAAGGGATCAAGAAAAAAACAGTGGAGTTAAAGCGTTTTCTCTTCGCCAATCTGTATCGCCATTATCGTGTCGAACGAATGGCCCATAAGGCCGGGCGTATTATTCGTGATTTGTTCAAGGCTTATTTGGATCATCCCAAAATTTTACCCACAGAAGTCTTTCAAAAAATTCAAGAGGGCTCTCAGGTAGAACGAATCGTTTGCGATTATGTGGCAGGCATGACAGATCGTTTTGCTTTGGAAGAGTACGAAAAATTGTTTAATCCGCATACGAAGGTATAA
- a CDS encoding transglycosylase SLT domain-containing protein, with translation MQILFFFFVLIFSGVQNLQAQGVAQNSAQNLEDHEKQLQLYRSQQRWIKASEELKIILDKSSPEEVDRRSEEAAEAFFKARNYREAAKYYQPLSEKVENQNNSKILDKLVSAYARSSQFDLALKNLVLLQSLTDQPSPNLDYKKIFLLYDASRCKEVIPETDIFVKSYPKSPKTDDALWLKVVCEKNLGQISEALEDLQNFKKKYPESNARVLFWESRWNDLIHETKKANNAHKELLQMENNFYNLWDMRRKNLDANACLMTASPFSKKSPSAKQKKNKKLTADTQPRVLSFQEMEQVLKEQETEIQKLKPASFNEWVEALARIRKIPPALIYAILYEESHFNPKATSPAGALGLMQMIPETGFEIAEALDLSTFDFNDLLDPWLNSKFGITYLSMLMERFSGNLVYTIAAYNAGPEAVERWIGLRKSKNCEEWMDQIPYKETYNYVQKVLKSLWRFENEKPSLLPGFTQPSKT, from the coding sequence ATGCAAATTTTATTTTTCTTTTTTGTTTTAATTTTTAGTGGAGTTCAAAACCTGCAAGCTCAAGGCGTTGCCCAAAATTCTGCCCAAAATCTAGAAGACCACGAAAAACAATTGCAACTTTACCGAAGTCAGCAGCGCTGGATCAAGGCGAGTGAAGAGCTGAAAATTATTTTGGATAAAAGCAGCCCTGAAGAAGTCGATAGACGTAGCGAAGAAGCGGCAGAGGCTTTTTTTAAGGCCCGCAACTACCGGGAGGCGGCAAAATATTATCAGCCTCTTTCTGAAAAAGTTGAAAACCAGAACAACTCTAAAATTTTAGACAAACTTGTTTCTGCCTATGCCCGCTCCAGCCAGTTCGATTTGGCCTTGAAAAACCTTGTGCTGTTGCAAAGTTTGACGGATCAGCCTTCTCCCAATTTAGATTACAAAAAAATCTTTCTTTTGTACGATGCGTCCCGCTGCAAAGAGGTTATTCCAGAAACAGACATTTTTGTTAAAAGCTACCCCAAAAGTCCAAAAACAGACGATGCGCTTTGGCTGAAGGTTGTCTGCGAAAAAAACCTGGGTCAGATCAGCGAAGCTCTGGAAGATTTACAAAATTTCAAAAAAAAATACCCCGAAAGCAACGCAAGGGTTTTGTTTTGGGAAAGTCGTTGGAACGACCTGATTCATGAAACCAAAAAGGCAAACAACGCGCACAAGGAATTGCTTCAGATGGAAAACAATTTTTATAACCTCTGGGACATGCGCAGAAAAAATCTGGATGCGAACGCGTGTTTAATGACTGCATCTCCCTTCAGCAAAAAATCACCTTCTGCAAAACAGAAAAAGAACAAGAAACTCACTGCTGACACTCAGCCTCGGGTCTTGAGTTTTCAAGAAATGGAACAGGTTTTAAAGGAACAAGAAACGGAAATTCAGAAATTGAAACCTGCCTCCTTTAACGAATGGGTGGAAGCGCTCGCTAGAATTCGAAAGATTCCCCCCGCATTAATTTATGCAATCCTGTACGAAGAGAGCCATTTCAATCCTAAAGCAACATCCCCTGCAGGGGCCTTGGGGCTTATGCAGATGATCCCTGAAACAGGTTTCGAAATTGCCGAGGCTTTAGACCTCAGTACTTTTGATTTTAATGATTTACTGGACCCCTGGCTAAATTCGAAATTTGGCATCACCTACCTCTCGATGCTGATGGAAAGATTTTCTGGAAATCTGGTCTACACCATCGCGGCCTACAACGCAGGCCCTGAAGCTGTAGAACGCTGGATTGGATTAAGAAAAAGTAAAAACTGCGAAGAGTGGATGGACCAAATCCCTTACAAAGAAACTTACAATTACGTCCAAAAAGTTTTGAAAAGCCTGTGGCGTTTTGAAAATGAAAAACCCTCTCTACTCCCAGGCTTCACTCAACCCAGCAAAACATGA